One Mycobacterium kubicae genomic window carries:
- a CDS encoding GNAT family N-acetyltransferase, cg3035/Rv0428c family codes for MVSWPSLGTRVTVRYRRPLGSAPPLTDAVGQLLAVEPVVQVQTKSGAIVSCSPSDVVALRVLTDTVVRTADIRNLEHAAAAAIPGLDREWLDGWLLRAGTDVDPMLNSAVPLDRAAHAGTLPGIVDWYRRRDLPPRLAIPERLLTPPAGLVYERTDLVMVRELSSVTPQTPTADGEPAVTTAPDGTRWLGLSTISLRNHGAAPLASGAGHGATRAVVRAHQPDDIALAEELGFTLHHRSRYFAVPASR; via the coding sequence ATGGTTTCGTGGCCGAGCCTGGGCACCCGGGTGACGGTTCGCTACCGCCGGCCCCTCGGGTCGGCGCCACCGCTGACCGACGCGGTGGGTCAGCTGTTGGCCGTCGAGCCGGTGGTCCAGGTCCAGACGAAAAGCGGTGCGATCGTCTCGTGTAGTCCGTCGGACGTGGTGGCGCTGCGGGTGCTCACCGACACCGTGGTGCGCACCGCCGACATCCGCAACCTCGAGCACGCCGCCGCCGCAGCCATCCCCGGCCTGGACCGGGAGTGGCTGGATGGCTGGTTGCTACGGGCGGGAACCGACGTCGACCCCATGCTGAATTCTGCTGTGCCGCTGGACCGCGCCGCCCACGCCGGTACCCTTCCCGGCATCGTCGACTGGTACCGGCGGCGCGACCTGCCACCGCGACTGGCGATTCCGGAGCGCCTACTCACCCCACCGGCCGGACTGGTCTACGAGCGGACCGACCTGGTCATGGTGCGCGAGCTGTCGAGCGTCACGCCGCAGACGCCGACCGCGGACGGTGAGCCGGCGGTGACGACCGCACCCGACGGCACCCGATGGCTGGGCCTGTCCACGATCAGTCTGCGCAACCACGGCGCAGCCCCGCTCGCTTCGGGCGCCGGGCACGGCGCCACCCGTGCCGTTGTGCGGGCGCACCAGCCAGACGACATCGCCCTGGCCGAGGAGCTGGGTTTCACCCTGCACCACCGCAGCCGCTACTTCGCCGTGCCGGCATCCCGATAG
- a CDS encoding LON peptidase substrate-binding domain-containing protein, protein MFPLESVLLPGDDLPLRIFEPRYTALVRDCLDSDDPRFGVVLISRGREVGGGEGRCEVGALAKIAECIDAGAGRYVLSCRVGERIRVRDWLPDDPYPRAAVWAWPDERGTSPVTGAQLRDVEDRVLALFERIADVRGVELPPREVLLGEPPPGDAGKWLYALASRVPMGPADRYAVLAAPSAADRLVALLEAVDSVTAMVEFELSD, encoded by the coding sequence ATGTTCCCGCTGGAATCGGTGTTGCTGCCCGGCGACGATCTTCCGCTGCGGATCTTCGAGCCGCGCTATACCGCGCTGGTCCGGGACTGCCTGGACAGCGATGATCCGCGTTTCGGCGTGGTGCTGATCTCGCGCGGCCGTGAAGTCGGCGGCGGTGAGGGCCGCTGCGAGGTCGGCGCCCTGGCCAAGATCGCCGAGTGCATCGATGCCGGCGCCGGCCGGTACGTGCTGAGCTGCCGGGTGGGGGAACGGATCCGGGTGCGCGACTGGTTGCCCGACGACCCCTATCCGCGAGCCGCCGTGTGGGCCTGGCCGGACGAACGCGGAACGTCACCGGTGACCGGTGCCCAGCTGCGCGACGTCGAAGACCGGGTGCTGGCCTTGTTCGAGCGGATCGCGGACGTCCGCGGTGTCGAGTTGCCGCCGCGTGAGGTCCTGCTCGGTGAGCCGCCGCCGGGTGATGCGGGAAAGTGGCTGTACGCGTTGGCATCTCGCGTTCCGATGGGGCCCGCCGACCGGTATGCCGTGCTGGCCGCGCCGTCGGCCGCCGACCGGCTGGTCGCATTGCTCGAGGCGGTGGACTCGGTGACGGCGATGGTGGAGTTCGAGCTGTCGGACTAG
- a CDS encoding AAA family ATPase, protein MAEQLTLTARLNTSAVDSRRGVVRLHPSAIAALGIREWDAVALTGSRTTAAVAGMATQDIPVGVVLLDDVTLSNAGLREGTPVLVSAVTVYGARTVTLSGSAMATRSLSPVTLRLALLGKVMTVGDAVSLLPRDLGPGTSTSAATRALASSVGISWTSELLTVTGVDPDGPVSVQPNTLVTWGTGVPYGVRAPAAPHPASVSNPDIEVEELKGAQPQAAKLTEWLKLALDEPHLLKTLGAGTNLGVLVSGPAGVGKVTLVRAVCAGRRVVDLDGPEVGALAAEDRLKAVASAVTAVRDGGGVLLITDVDALLPVDPEPVASLILAELRTAVATDGVALIATSARPDQLDARLRAPELCDRELGLPLPDAATRKALLEALLKPVPAGDLNLDEIAAKTPGFVVADLAALLREAALRAASRASAEGQSPKLNQEDLVGALTVIRPLSRSAGEEISVGNVTLDDVGDMAAAKQALTETVLWPLQHPDTFSRLGVDPPRGVLLYGPPGCGKTFVVRALASTGQLSVHAVKGSELMDKWVGSSEKAVRELFRRARDSAPSLVFLDEVDALAPRRGQSFDSGVTDRVVAALLTELDGIDPLRDVVVLGATNRPDLIDPALLRPGRLERLVFVEPPDAAARREILRTAGKSIPLSSDVDLDEVAAGLDGYSAADCVALLREAALTAMRRSIDATDVTAADLAAAREAVRPSLDALQVDSLRAFAKAL, encoded by the coding sequence TTGGCCGAGCAGCTCACCCTCACCGCCCGACTCAACACCTCGGCCGTCGACTCGCGCCGAGGCGTCGTGCGCCTGCACCCCAGCGCCATTGCCGCCCTTGGCATCCGGGAGTGGGATGCGGTCGCGCTGACCGGCTCGCGCACCACCGCCGCGGTGGCCGGCATGGCCACCCAAGACATCCCGGTGGGTGTCGTGCTGCTCGACGATGTGACGCTGTCCAACGCCGGATTGCGCGAAGGCACGCCGGTGCTGGTCAGCGCGGTCACCGTCTACGGCGCCCGCACGGTGACGTTGAGCGGCTCGGCGATGGCCACCCGATCCCTGTCGCCGGTCACCCTGCGGCTGGCGTTGCTGGGCAAGGTGATGACCGTCGGCGACGCAGTGTCGCTGCTGCCGCGCGATCTGGGCCCGGGCACGTCGACGTCGGCGGCCACCCGCGCGTTGGCCTCCTCGGTCGGCATCAGCTGGACCTCGGAACTGCTCACCGTCACCGGCGTCGACCCCGACGGGCCGGTGAGCGTTCAGCCCAACACGCTGGTCACCTGGGGCACCGGGGTCCCGTACGGCGTCCGGGCTCCCGCCGCACCGCACCCGGCCAGCGTCTCCAATCCCGACATCGAAGTCGAAGAGCTCAAAGGCGCGCAGCCACAAGCCGCCAAGCTCACCGAGTGGCTCAAGCTGGCGCTCGACGAACCGCACCTGCTCAAGACCCTGGGCGCGGGCACCAATCTGGGCGTGCTGGTGTCCGGCCCGGCCGGCGTCGGCAAGGTCACGTTGGTGCGCGCGGTCTGCGCGGGCCGCCGTGTGGTGGATCTGGACGGCCCGGAGGTCGGGGCGCTGGCCGCCGAAGATCGGCTGAAAGCCGTCGCGTCGGCGGTGACGGCGGTGCGCGACGGTGGCGGGGTGCTGCTGATCACCGATGTCGACGCCCTACTGCCGGTGGATCCGGAGCCGGTCGCTTCGTTGATCCTGGCCGAGCTACGCACCGCGGTGGCCACCGACGGGGTGGCCTTGATCGCCACCTCCGCGCGGCCCGACCAGCTCGACGCGCGCTTGCGCGCCCCCGAATTGTGCGACCGGGAACTCGGTCTGCCGCTGCCCGACGCGGCGACCCGCAAGGCGCTGCTGGAGGCGTTACTCAAGCCGGTTCCTGCCGGTGACCTCAACCTCGACGAAATCGCTGCCAAGACACCGGGATTCGTGGTCGCAGATCTGGCCGCGCTGCTGCGCGAGGCGGCGCTGCGGGCCGCGTCGCGGGCCAGCGCCGAGGGTCAATCGCCCAAGCTCAACCAGGAGGATCTCGTCGGGGCGCTGACGGTCATCCGGCCGCTGTCCCGCTCGGCCGGTGAAGAGATCAGCGTCGGCAACGTCACGCTCGACGACGTCGGCGACATGGCCGCAGCCAAACAGGCCCTCACCGAAACGGTGCTGTGGCCGCTGCAACACCCCGACACGTTCTCCCGGCTCGGTGTCGACCCGCCGCGTGGCGTGTTGTTGTACGGGCCGCCCGGCTGCGGCAAGACCTTCGTGGTCCGCGCCCTCGCCAGCACCGGGCAGCTGAGCGTGCATGCGGTCAAAGGCTCTGAGCTGATGGACAAGTGGGTGGGCTCGTCGGAGAAGGCGGTCCGGGAATTGTTCCGCCGGGCCCGCGACTCCGCGCCGTCGCTGGTGTTCCTCGACGAGGTGGATGCGCTGGCGCCGCGGCGCGGCCAGAGCTTCGACTCGGGCGTGACCGACCGGGTGGTGGCCGCGCTGCTCACCGAATTGGACGGCATTGATCCGCTGCGCGACGTGGTCGTCTTGGGGGCTACCAACCGCCCCGACCTCATCGATCCGGCGTTGCTGCGCCCGGGCCGGCTGGAGCGGCTGGTGTTCGTCGAACCGCCCGACGCGGCGGCCCGCCGCGAGATCCTGCGTACCGCAGGCAAATCCATTCCGCTGAGCTCCGATGTCGACCTGGACGAGGTGGCCGCCGGGCTGGACGGTTACAGCGCCGCCGATTGTGTGGCGCTGCTGCGCGAAGCCGCGCTGACGGCCATGCGCCGCTCCATCGACGCCACCGACGTCACCGCCGCCGACCTCGCCGCTGCCCGGGAGGCGGTGCGCCCGTCCCTGGATGCCCTGCAGGTGGATTCGCTGCGCGCGTTCGCCAAAGCCCTCTAG
- a CDS encoding LytR C-terminal domain-containing protein yields the protein MNERVPDSTGLPLRAMVMVLLFLGVIFLLLGWQALGSSGKSDDDSSPVSSATTTAATATSAKPAANQAEVRVYNISSKEGVAARTGDELKAAGFKVTDVTNLTVADVTATTVYYTDADGEKATADAVGQKLGAPVERRIAALADQPAGVIVLVAG from the coding sequence ATGAACGAGCGCGTACCCGACTCCACGGGACTTCCACTCCGGGCCATGGTGATGGTGCTGTTGTTCCTCGGCGTCATCTTCCTGCTGCTCGGCTGGCAAGCTCTGGGCTCGTCGGGGAAGTCCGACGATGACAGCTCGCCGGTCTCGAGCGCGACCACCACGGCGGCGACGGCGACGAGCGCGAAGCCGGCCGCCAATCAGGCCGAGGTGCGCGTCTACAACATCTCTTCCAAAGAGGGCGTGGCCGCCCGGACCGGCGACGAGCTGAAGGCGGCCGGTTTCAAGGTCACCGACGTCACCAACCTCACCGTTGCCGACGTCACGGCCACCACGGTGTACTACACCGACGCCGACGGAGAGAAAGCCACCGCCGATGCGGTAGGCCAGAAGCTGGGCGCGCCCGTCGAACGGCGCATAGCCGCGCTCGCCGACCAGCCGGCCGGGGTCATCGTGCTGGTGGCGGGCTGA
- a CDS encoding peptide deformylase → MAVVPIRIVGDPVLRTPTTPIPVGADGSLPADLAELITDMYDTMDAAHGVGLAANQIGVGLRVFVYDCADDRGLTDRRRGVVVNPVLETSEIPETMPAAGHDDDEGCLSVPGESFPTGRADWARVTGLDAEGKPVSIEGTGLFARMLQHETGHLDGFLYLDRLIGRHARAAKRAVKSHGWGVPGLSWLPGEGPDPFGH, encoded by the coding sequence ATGGCAGTGGTTCCGATCCGGATTGTGGGAGATCCCGTACTACGCACTCCGACGACGCCGATCCCGGTCGGCGCGGACGGATCACTGCCCGCCGATCTGGCAGAACTGATCACCGATATGTACGACACGATGGACGCCGCCCACGGCGTTGGACTGGCCGCCAACCAGATCGGGGTGGGGCTGCGCGTCTTCGTCTACGACTGTGCCGACGACCGCGGACTGACCGACCGCCGCCGCGGCGTCGTCGTCAACCCGGTCTTGGAGACCTCCGAAATTCCCGAGACGATGCCGGCCGCTGGCCACGACGACGATGAAGGTTGCCTGTCGGTGCCGGGCGAATCGTTCCCCACCGGCCGTGCCGACTGGGCACGCGTCACCGGGCTCGACGCCGAGGGTAAGCCGGTCTCGATCGAAGGCACCGGACTGTTCGCGCGGATGCTGCAGCACGAGACGGGGCACCTGGACGGATTCCTCTACCTGGACCGCCTGATCGGCCGGCACGCCCGCGCCGCAAAACGCGCGGTCAAGTCGCACGGCTGGGGCGTGCCCGGCCTGTCGTGGCTGCCCGGCGAGGGACCCGACCCGTTCGGTCACTGA
- a CDS encoding phosphatidylserine decarboxylase, which translates to MARRPRPSGPQHIFELVRSSIPPIHPAGRPFISAGLAVAALGYRNRVLRRTGLLAAGACAGFFRHPLRVPPTRPGAIVAPADGLICVIDSAVPPAELGLGEQPLPRVSIFLSILDAHVQRAPVSGEVIAVQHRPGRFGSADLAEASTDNERTSVVIRTDTGAQVIAVQIAGLVARRIVCDAHVGDKLSIGDTYGLIRFGSRLDTYLPPGAEPIVTLGQRAVGGETVLAELP; encoded by the coding sequence GTGGCACGACGCCCTCGTCCCAGTGGTCCGCAACACATATTCGAGTTGGTGCGGTCCTCCATCCCGCCAATCCACCCGGCCGGCCGACCCTTCATCTCCGCCGGCCTTGCGGTCGCGGCGCTCGGATACCGCAACCGAGTGCTGCGCAGGACGGGCCTGCTGGCCGCAGGGGCGTGTGCGGGTTTCTTTCGCCATCCGTTGCGGGTGCCGCCCACCCGGCCCGGCGCCATCGTCGCACCCGCCGATGGCTTGATCTGCGTCATCGACTCCGCGGTCCCGCCCGCCGAGCTAGGGCTGGGTGAGCAACCGCTGCCCCGGGTCAGCATCTTCCTGTCCATCCTGGACGCCCACGTGCAGCGGGCCCCGGTCAGCGGAGAGGTGATTGCCGTGCAACACCGGCCGGGCCGGTTCGGTTCCGCCGACCTGGCCGAAGCCAGCACCGACAACGAGCGCACCAGTGTGGTCATCCGCACGGACACCGGCGCCCAAGTGATCGCCGTGCAGATCGCCGGACTGGTGGCGCGGCGCATCGTGTGCGACGCGCACGTCGGGGACAAGCTGTCGATCGGCGACACCTACGGCCTGATCCGGTTCGGGTCCCGTCTGGACACCTACCTGCCGCCGGGGGCCGAACCCATCGTCACGCTCGGCCAGCGCGCTGTCGGCGGCGAGACCGTACTGGCCGAGCTGCCGTGA
- a CDS encoding Rv1535 domain-containing protein: MSTTDAPADPLVSSFAALLCVPLRELYALLWRAGVVDIVTSDPAPHRAADLPASEEYPTPLVADSIGRDFPERGSAPPPRRSRRQPSPGPEPTRPARSAYSRATG, from the coding sequence ATGTCGACGACCGACGCCCCGGCCGACCCGCTAGTTTCGTCGTTTGCCGCTTTGCTGTGCGTGCCGTTGCGGGAGCTTTACGCCCTGTTGTGGCGCGCTGGGGTGGTGGACATTGTGACGTCCGATCCGGCACCTCATCGTGCTGCGGACCTTCCTGCATCGGAGGAGTACCCAACTCCGCTGGTTGCCGATTCGATTGGTCGCGACTTTCCAGAACGCGGTTCAGCACCGCCACCGCGACGGTCGCGGCGGCAGCCGAGCCCAGGGCCTGAGCCCACCCGACCGGCCCGATCGGCGTACAGCCGAGCAACTGGCTGA
- a CDS encoding glutamate--cysteine ligase, with translation MSTDRGKGPVGSPDTRAGARIDFARSPRPTVGVEWEFALVDAQTRDLSNEATAVIAEIGENPRVHKELLRNTVEVVTGVCASAPEAMEDLRQTLGPARRIVRDRGMELFCAGTHPFAQWSTQKLTDAPRYAELIKRTQWWGRQMLIWGVHVHVGISSANKVMPIMSSLLNAYPHLLALSASSPWWGGEDTGYASNRAMMFQQLPTAGLPFQFQTWSEFEGFVHDQKKTGIIDHIDEVRWDIRPSPHLGTLEVRVCDGVSNLRELGALVALTHCLIVDLDRRLDAGEKLPTMPPWHVQENKWRAARYGLDAVIILDADSNERLVTDDLDDVLTRLQPVAKSLDCVDELAAVAEIPRVGGSYQRQRRVAEEHDGDLRAVVDALVAELVI, from the coding sequence GTGTCAACGGATCGGGGTAAGGGTCCGGTTGGCTCACCCGATACCCGGGCCGGCGCGCGTATCGACTTCGCCCGTTCACCCCGGCCCACGGTCGGGGTGGAATGGGAGTTCGCGCTCGTCGACGCGCAGACTCGTGACCTGAGCAACGAAGCCACCGCGGTGATCGCCGAAATCGGCGAAAACCCGCGCGTGCACAAGGAGTTGCTACGCAACACCGTCGAAGTGGTCACCGGGGTCTGCGCCTCCGCGCCCGAAGCGATGGAGGACTTGCGTCAAACGTTGGGACCGGCGCGGCGGATCGTCCGCGACCGCGGCATGGAACTGTTCTGCGCCGGCACCCACCCGTTCGCGCAGTGGTCCACCCAAAAGCTCACCGACGCACCGCGGTACGCCGAGCTGATCAAACGCACGCAGTGGTGGGGCCGGCAGATGCTCATCTGGGGCGTGCACGTGCACGTCGGCATTTCGTCGGCCAACAAAGTCATGCCGATCATGTCGTCGTTGCTGAACGCCTACCCGCACCTGCTGGCGCTCTCGGCGTCCTCACCGTGGTGGGGCGGGGAAGACACCGGCTACGCCAGCAACCGGGCCATGATGTTTCAGCAGCTGCCCACCGCCGGGTTGCCGTTCCAGTTCCAAACCTGGTCGGAATTCGAAGGTTTCGTGCACGACCAGAAGAAGACCGGCATCATCGACCACATCGACGAAGTTCGTTGGGACATCAGGCCGTCACCGCATCTGGGCACCCTGGAGGTGCGGGTCTGTGACGGTGTGTCCAACCTGCGGGAGCTGGGCGCACTGGTCGCCCTGACGCACTGCCTGATCGTGGACCTGGACCGCCGGCTGGACGCCGGGGAGAAGCTGCCGACCATGCCGCCGTGGCATGTTCAGGAGAACAAGTGGCGCGCCGCTCGCTACGGCCTGGACGCGGTGATCATCCTTGACGCCGACAGCAACGAGCGGTTGGTCACCGACGACCTGGACGACGTGCTGACCCGCCTACAGCCCGTCGCGAAGTCGCTGGATTGCGTGGACGAGTTGGCCGCGGTAGCCGAAATTCCGCGCGTGGGAGGCTCCTATCAACGGCAGCGGCGGGTGGCCGAGGAGCACGACGGCGACCTGCGCGCGGTGGTCGACGCGCTGGTCGCCGAGCTGGTGATCTAG
- a CDS encoding DUF3263 domain-containing protein: MDSAMARASRSGEDSDIADGLTRREHDILAFERQWWKFAGVKEDAIKELFSMSATRYYQVLNALVDRPEALAADPMLVKRLRRLRASRQKARAARRLGFEVT; encoded by the coding sequence ATGGACAGCGCGATGGCGCGGGCAAGTCGGTCGGGGGAAGACTCGGACATCGCTGATGGGCTGACACGACGCGAGCACGACATCTTGGCGTTCGAGCGGCAGTGGTGGAAGTTCGCCGGTGTCAAGGAAGATGCGATCAAAGAGCTGTTCTCGATGTCGGCGACGCGTTACTACCAAGTCCTCAATGCGCTCGTCGATCGGCCCGAGGCGCTGGCTGCCGACCCGATGCTGGTGAAGCGGCTGCGACGGCTGCGCGCCAGTCGCCAGAAGGCGCGCGCGGCGCGCCGCCTTGGCTTCGAGGTGACCTGA
- the sodC gene encoding superoxide dismutase[Cu-Zn] — MPMPAGHRTFVAALSAAASVALFSACTSPQHPATSPGSTPPVWTGSPAPSGAGSGHEGGGHHDGGQPAGQADGQGNGGGNGQTLTTRLNGPNGTEVATAKFEFANGYATVTITTSGPGKLSPGFHGVHIHQIGKCEPNSVAPTGGAPGDFLSAGGHFHGGGHGAGQAGGDLTSLQVRGDGTGMLVTTTDAFTMDDLTNGQKTAIIIHAGADNFANIPSDRYNQANGTPGPDETTMTTGDAGKRVACGVNGSG, encoded by the coding sequence ATGCCTATGCCCGCCGGTCACCGCACTTTCGTCGCCGCCTTGTCCGCGGCTGCCAGCGTCGCGCTGTTCAGCGCGTGCACGTCGCCCCAGCATCCCGCGACCTCACCGGGGAGCACGCCGCCGGTCTGGACCGGGTCGCCCGCGCCGTCGGGCGCCGGCTCCGGGCATGAGGGCGGCGGTCATCACGACGGCGGCCAGCCGGCCGGGCAGGCCGACGGCCAGGGCAACGGTGGGGGTAACGGTCAAACGCTCACCACTCGACTCAACGGGCCCAACGGCACCGAGGTCGCGACGGCGAAATTCGAGTTTGCCAACGGCTACGCGACCGTCACGATCACGACCAGCGGTCCCGGCAAGCTGTCGCCCGGTTTCCACGGCGTGCACATCCATCAGATCGGCAAGTGTGAACCGAACTCCGTCGCACCCACCGGTGGTGCACCCGGCGACTTCCTGTCGGCCGGCGGTCACTTCCACGGCGGTGGGCATGGTGCCGGGCAGGCCGGCGGTGACCTGACCTCCCTGCAGGTTCGCGGGGACGGGACCGGCATGCTGGTCACCACCACCGACGCGTTCACCATGGACGACCTGACCAACGGCCAGAAGACGGCCATCATCATCCACGCGGGTGCGGACAACTTCGCCAACATTCCGTCGGATCGCTACAACCAGGCCAACGGGACGCCTGGCCCCGACGAGACGACGATGACCACCGGTGACGCCGGCAAGCGGGTGGCGTGCGGTGTCAACGGATCGGGGTAA
- a CDS encoding exodeoxyribonuclease III, protein MRLATWNVNSIRTRLDRVLDWLTRAEIDVLAMQETKCSDTQFPSLPLFELGYEVAHVGFNQWNGVAIASRVGLDDVQIGFEGQPTWSSKPEVAATAEARALGATCGGVRVWSLYVPNGRTLDDPHYTYKLKWLAALRDTAAGWLQDDPNAPIALVGDWNIAPTDEDVWSPEFYRGSTHVSEPERKAFNAIVDAQFADVVRPFAPGPGVYTYWDYTRLRFQKRQGMRIDFVLASPALAARVVDARIDREERKGKAPSDHAPVVVDVNVV, encoded by the coding sequence CTGCGGCTGGCCACCTGGAATGTGAATTCGATTCGCACCCGGCTGGATCGCGTGCTGGACTGGCTGACCCGCGCGGAGATCGACGTGCTGGCCATGCAAGAGACCAAGTGCTCGGACACCCAGTTCCCCAGCCTGCCGCTGTTCGAGCTGGGTTACGAAGTCGCCCACGTCGGCTTCAACCAGTGGAACGGCGTGGCGATCGCCTCACGCGTCGGGCTGGACGATGTGCAGATCGGCTTCGAAGGCCAACCGACCTGGAGCAGCAAACCCGAGGTGGCCGCCACCGCGGAAGCCCGGGCGCTGGGCGCCACCTGCGGCGGGGTACGGGTGTGGAGTCTCTACGTGCCCAACGGTCGCACGCTCGACGACCCGCATTACACCTACAAACTCAAATGGCTTGCGGCTCTGCGTGATACGGCCGCAGGCTGGCTGCAAGACGACCCGAACGCCCCGATAGCGCTGGTTGGGGACTGGAACATCGCACCGACCGACGAAGACGTCTGGAGCCCGGAGTTCTACCGCGGCTCCACCCACGTCTCCGAGCCGGAACGCAAGGCGTTCAATGCCATCGTCGATGCTCAATTCGCGGACGTGGTACGGCCTTTCGCTCCCGGACCAGGCGTCTACACCTACTGGGATTACACCCGCTTGCGGTTTCAGAAACGCCAAGGCATGCGCATCGACTTCGTCCTGGCCTCACCTGCGCTGGCCGCCCGCGTCGTCGACGCGCGCATCGACCGCGAGGAACGCAAAGGCAAGGCGCCGAGTGATCACGCGCCGGTCGTCGTTGATGTGAACGTCGTGTGA
- the pssA gene encoding CDP-diacylglycerol--serine O-phosphatidyltransferase, which translates to MIDKPRVRRTVDLHLLPSAMTVLSICAGLTSIKFALDEKPIPAMALIAVAAILDALDGRVARILDAQSRMGAEIDSLADAVNFGVTPALVVYVTLLSKWPVGWAVVLLYAVCVVLRLARYNAEQDDGTLPPYAKEYFVGMPAPAGAVSMIGTIGLKLQLGEGWWSSVWFLSLWITGTSLLMVSALPMKKFHTLAVPPNWAAPLLAVLAIAAAAAVLAPYILIWVIIISYVCHIPFAVRSKRWLAKHPEAWGDDNKQRRAARRATRRAEPHRRSMARLGLRKPGRRL; encoded by the coding sequence GTGATCGACAAGCCCCGGGTCCGGCGGACAGTCGACCTGCATCTGCTGCCGAGCGCGATGACCGTGTTGTCCATCTGCGCCGGGCTGACCTCCATCAAGTTCGCCCTCGACGAGAAACCGATCCCCGCGATGGCGCTGATCGCGGTGGCCGCCATCTTGGATGCGCTGGACGGCCGGGTGGCGCGCATCCTGGACGCCCAGTCACGGATGGGTGCCGAGATCGACTCGCTGGCCGACGCGGTGAACTTCGGCGTCACACCCGCCCTGGTGGTCTACGTGACGCTGCTGTCGAAGTGGCCGGTCGGCTGGGCGGTGGTGCTGCTGTACGCGGTGTGCGTCGTGCTGCGGCTGGCCCGATACAACGCCGAGCAGGACGACGGCACGCTGCCTCCCTACGCCAAGGAATACTTCGTCGGCATGCCAGCGCCCGCGGGCGCGGTGTCCATGATCGGCACCATCGGGCTCAAACTGCAGCTCGGCGAGGGCTGGTGGAGCTCGGTGTGGTTCCTGTCCCTGTGGATCACCGGCACCTCGCTGCTGATGGTCAGCGCGCTGCCGATGAAGAAGTTCCACACCCTGGCGGTCCCGCCGAACTGGGCTGCCCCCCTGCTGGCGGTGTTGGCGATCGCCGCGGCGGCCGCCGTCTTGGCGCCCTACATCCTGATCTGGGTGATCATCATCTCCTACGTGTGCCACATCCCGTTCGCGGTGCGCAGCAAGCGCTGGCTGGCCAAACACCCGGAGGCATGGGGCGACGACAACAAGCAGCGACGAGCGGCGCGACGAGCGACCCGTCGGGCCGAACCGCACCGCCGTTCGATGGCGCGGCTGGGGCTGCGCAAGCCGGGCCGGCGGCTGTGA